In one window of Rhodanobacter sp. FDAARGOS 1247 DNA:
- a CDS encoding MFS transporter: MNQQAEPAPYIRHGTPAFRHTNLALFAAGFATFGLLYCVQPLMPEFSRHYGVSEAGAAMSLSLTTGVLAFAMLFAGGLSDAWGRKSIMVASLLASAVLVLVTALMPDWNALLLVRSLLGLTLSGLPAVAMTYVSEEMHPESVGLGMGLYISGSAVGGMGGRLISGVLADFFGWRIGVATVGMIGLLAALVFWRVLPPSRHFVRQPLRWRSLLARFGGMFRDRGLPWLFVEGFLLLGAFVTVYNYLGYRLLAPPYKLSQTVVGLIFGIYLIGTFSSAWMGHLAGKLGRRKVLWTAFALMLLGVALTMTTPLLLVMLGIVAITFGFFGGHSIVSSWVGRRAGAAKAQAASVYLFCYYMGSSIAGASGGLFYAAHGWHGVALFVGALVLAGLLIALWLFRLAPLVNVATPPTPMSKGAMG, from the coding sequence ATGAACCAGCAGGCGGAGCCGGCTCCGTACATCCGCCACGGCACGCCCGCGTTCCGTCACACCAACCTTGCCCTGTTCGCCGCCGGCTTCGCCACGTTCGGACTGCTGTACTGCGTGCAGCCGCTGATGCCCGAGTTCAGCCGCCACTACGGGGTCAGCGAGGCCGGTGCGGCGATGTCGCTGTCGTTGACCACCGGCGTGCTGGCGTTCGCGATGCTGTTTGCCGGCGGCTTGTCCGATGCATGGGGACGCAAGTCGATCATGGTGGCCTCGCTGCTGGCCTCGGCCGTGCTGGTGCTGGTCACCGCGCTGATGCCGGACTGGAACGCGCTGCTGCTCGTGCGCAGCCTGCTCGGCCTGACCCTGAGCGGTTTGCCGGCCGTGGCGATGACCTACGTCAGCGAGGAGATGCACCCGGAATCGGTCGGCCTGGGCATGGGCCTGTACATCAGCGGCAGCGCGGTGGGCGGCATGGGCGGGCGGCTGATCTCCGGCGTGCTGGCGGACTTCTTCGGCTGGCGCATCGGCGTGGCGACGGTCGGCATGATCGGCCTGCTGGCCGCGCTGGTCTTCTGGCGCGTGTTGCCGCCGTCGCGGCACTTCGTGCGGCAGCCGCTGCGCTGGCGCAGCCTGCTGGCCCGCTTCGGCGGCATGTTCCGGGACCGCGGCCTGCCATGGCTGTTCGTCGAGGGCTTCCTGCTGCTCGGCGCGTTCGTCACCGTCTACAACTATCTCGGCTACCGCCTGCTGGCGCCGCCGTACAAGCTCAGCCAGACCGTGGTCGGGCTGATCTTCGGCATCTACCTGATCGGCACCTTCAGCTCGGCGTGGATGGGACACCTGGCCGGCAAGCTGGGCCGGCGCAAGGTGTTGTGGACCGCGTTCGCGCTGATGCTGCTGGGCGTCGCGCTGACCATGACCACGCCGCTGCTGCTGGTGATGCTGGGCATCGTCGCGATCACGTTCGGCTTCTTCGGCGGCCACTCCATCGTCAGCAGCTGGGTCGGCCGCCGCGCCGGCGCGGCGAAGGCGCAGGCCGCCTCGGTCTACCTGTTCTGCTACTACATGGGCTCCAGCATCGCCGGGGCCAGCGGCGGGCTGTTCTACGCCGCGCACGGCTGGCACGGCGTGGCGCTGTTCGTCGGCGCGCTGGTGCTGGCCGGGCTGCTGATCGCGCTGTGGCTGTTCCGCCTGGCCCCGCTGGTCAACGTGGCGACGCCGCCCACGCCGATGAGCAAGGGCGCGATGGGGTAG
- a CDS encoding multidrug resistance efflux transporter family protein, translated as MRSNALLAVGLALCSALFFTLTYVLNRSLVAGGGHWAWAVILRYLLTLPMLAVVLPFQGGLGELPGELRRHARPWLLWSGVGFVLFGVPLTWAASSGPSWLIAGSFQTTVLAGPLLAPLIYRDERARLAWRTLAIGALIVAGVFALQWGHAQGRLHAGDWLAIGAVVLSAFAYPLGNRQLLLHLEQGPTQLNAVQRVFGMTLCSWPLWLLFAVIAWFTVGPPSLREALLAGGVALSSGTIATILFFRATDMVRSAPTALAAVEAMQAAELLFASLLGVLFLGEAWPRGYALFGALAIIVGIALFGWVSGRGAAGDDEAVRVLRGDRSA; from the coding sequence ATGCGTTCGAATGCCTTGCTCGCGGTGGGACTGGCGCTGTGCTCGGCGCTGTTCTTCACGCTCACCTACGTGCTCAATCGCAGTCTGGTCGCCGGTGGCGGGCATTGGGCATGGGCGGTGATCCTGCGCTACCTGCTGACCTTGCCGATGCTGGCCGTGGTGCTGCCGTTCCAGGGCGGGCTCGGTGAACTGCCGGGGGAATTGCGCCGGCATGCGCGGCCGTGGTTGCTGTGGAGCGGCGTGGGTTTCGTGCTGTTCGGCGTGCCGTTGACCTGGGCGGCCAGCAGCGGGCCGTCGTGGCTGATCGCCGGCAGCTTCCAGACCACTGTGCTGGCCGGCCCCTTGCTGGCGCCGCTGATCTATCGTGACGAACGGGCGCGGCTGGCCTGGCGCACGCTGGCGATCGGCGCGCTGATCGTGGCCGGCGTGTTCGCGCTGCAATGGGGCCACGCTCAGGGCCGGCTGCATGCCGGCGACTGGCTGGCGATCGGGGCGGTGGTGCTTTCCGCATTCGCCTATCCGCTGGGCAATCGGCAACTGCTGTTGCATCTGGAGCAGGGGCCGACGCAGTTGAACGCGGTGCAGCGCGTGTTCGGCATGACGCTGTGCAGCTGGCCACTGTGGCTGCTGTTCGCGGTGATCGCCTGGTTCACCGTCGGCCCGCCGAGCCTGCGCGAGGCCCTGCTGGCCGGCGGCGTGGCGCTGTCCTCGGGCACCATCGCCACCATCCTGTTCTTCCGCGCCACCGACATGGTGCGCAGCGCACCGACCGCGCTGGCCGCGGTGGAGGCGATGCAGGCCGCGGAGCTGCTGTTCGCCAGCTTGCTCGGCGTGCTGTTCCTCGGCGAGGCGTGGCCGCGTGGCTACGCGCTGTTCGGTGCGCTGGCGATCATCGTCGGCATCGCGCTGTTCGGCTGGGTCAGCGGCCGCGGTGCGGCAGGTGACGACGAGGCCGTGCGTGTGCTGCGCGGTGATCGCAGCGCCTGA
- a CDS encoding formimidoylglutamate deiminase, which produces MSEWANPSGFEAGQLWRGDGWLADGRFGLSPDGALLDAPAGPQAPIGSWALPGMPNLHSHAFQRAMAGLAERRSKADDSFWSWRETMYAFAAAITPEQLKAIASQLYVEMLKSGYTRVCEFHYLHHQPDGTPYAQPEAMSLALIEAAREAGIGLTLLPVLYMSGGFDGRALTARQRRFGHSVDGYLRLLESLRAHEGDAVRVGIALHSLRAVPEQALAEVLASPLARTGPIHIHIAEQIGEVQDCLATRGARPVEWLFEHADVDERWCLVHATHLTEAEAVQLAHSGAVAGLCPTTEANLGDGLFPLADFLDAGGTLGVGSDSHISISPVEELRWLEYGQRLATRHRNIAARRQGDSVGETLWRAALVGGARASGAPVGELRAGARADLIVLDDASPLLAARDTRSLIDSFLFSGNTPLVRDVMVGGRWQVRDFRHRDEAAIAARYRAAVGALAAR; this is translated from the coding sequence ATGAGCGAGTGGGCGAATCCCTCGGGTTTCGAAGCCGGCCAGCTTTGGCGTGGCGACGGCTGGCTGGCTGATGGCCGGTTCGGGCTGTCGCCCGACGGCGCGCTGCTCGACGCACCGGCCGGGCCGCAGGCCCCGATCGGCTCGTGGGCGTTGCCGGGCATGCCGAACCTGCATTCGCACGCGTTCCAGCGGGCGATGGCCGGCCTGGCCGAACGTCGCAGCAAGGCCGACGACAGCTTCTGGAGCTGGCGCGAGACGATGTACGCGTTCGCCGCGGCGATCACGCCGGAGCAGCTGAAGGCGATCGCCAGCCAGCTCTACGTCGAGATGCTGAAATCCGGCTACACCCGGGTCTGCGAATTTCACTACCTGCACCACCAGCCGGACGGCACGCCGTACGCGCAGCCCGAGGCGATGTCGCTGGCGTTGATCGAGGCGGCGCGCGAGGCCGGCATCGGGCTGACCCTGCTGCCGGTGCTGTACATGAGCGGCGGTTTCGACGGCCGGGCGCTCACCGCGCGGCAGCGCCGCTTCGGCCATTCGGTGGACGGCTATCTGCGCCTGCTGGAAAGCCTGCGTGCGCATGAAGGCGACGCGGTGCGCGTCGGCATCGCGCTGCACTCGCTGCGCGCGGTGCCGGAACAGGCGCTCGCCGAGGTGCTGGCCAGCCCGCTGGCCCGCACCGGTCCGATCCACATCCACATCGCCGAGCAGATCGGCGAAGTGCAGGATTGCCTGGCCACCCGCGGCGCCCGTCCGGTCGAGTGGCTGTTCGAACATGCCGACGTCGACGAACGCTGGTGCCTGGTGCACGCCACCCACCTGACCGAGGCGGAAGCCGTGCAGCTGGCGCACAGCGGCGCCGTCGCCGGCCTGTGTCCCACCACCGAGGCGAACCTGGGCGACGGCCTGTTTCCGCTGGCCGACTTCCTCGACGCCGGCGGCACGCTCGGCGTCGGTTCGGATTCGCACATCTCGATCTCGCCGGTGGAAGAGCTGCGCTGGCTGGAATACGGCCAGCGCCTGGCCACCCGCCACCGCAACATCGCGGCGCGCCGGCAGGGCGACAGCGTGGGCGAGACCTTGTGGCGGGCCGCCCTCGTCGGCGGTGCCCGGGCCAGCGGCGCGCCGGTCGGCGAACTGCGCGCCGGGGCCCGCGCCGACCTGATCGTGCTGGATGACGCCTCGCCGCTGCTGGCCGCCCGCGACACGCGTTCGCTGATCGACAGCTTCCTGTTCTCCGGCAACACGCCGCTGGTGCGCGACGTGATGGTCGGCGGCCGCTGGCAGGTGCGCGACTTCAGGCATCGCGACGAGGCCGCCATCGCGGCACGTTACCGCGCCGCGGTGGGCGCGCTGGCGGCGCGTTGA
- a CDS encoding bifunctional GNAT family N-acetyltransferase/carbon-nitrogen hydrolase family protein, with amino-acid sequence MSKKTSENTPKLLLRQARLDDVPQLAELTARIYTAEWGHSPEMLRSQQTHFPEGQFVVEYEGKVVGYCATFRIDEETALAPHTWSQITGGGMGSRHKPDGNWLYGMEVVVHPDYRGMRIGQRLYHARKRLCTDLKLRGIVFGGRIPGLARNLQRYGSAEAYVQAVAEGKRRDLTLSFQLNNDFEVIGLLRAYVPSDHDSLGYAVHLVWRNPRLLDQPDMPPIPSPRRLPDSVRVASVQYQQRRITSFEEFATQVEYFTDIAADYNADFVTFPELITLQLLSIENTELSPFESIRKLSQYTPQVKELFSRLAVHYNINIIAGTHPTEQANGDIHNVCYVCLRDGSLHEREKLHPTPSERNVWNISGGDSAATILTDCGPIGVMICYDSEFPEVARHLTDQGALILFVPFCTDVREGYLRVRYCSQARAIENQCYVVLSGNVGNLPGVNNFDIQYGQSCILTPSDFPFARDGIAADSTPNIETVLFADLRLESLARARNAGAVTNLKDRRFDLYETRWRPR; translated from the coding sequence ATGAGCAAGAAAACCAGCGAAAACACCCCGAAACTGCTGTTGCGCCAGGCCCGGCTGGACGACGTGCCGCAACTGGCCGAGTTGACCGCGCGCATCTACACCGCCGAGTGGGGCCACTCGCCGGAGATGCTGCGCTCCCAGCAGACGCACTTTCCCGAAGGCCAGTTCGTGGTCGAGTACGAAGGCAAGGTGGTCGGCTACTGCGCCACCTTCCGCATCGACGAGGAAACCGCGCTGGCCCCGCATACCTGGTCGCAGATCACCGGCGGCGGCATGGGTTCGCGCCACAAGCCCGACGGCAACTGGCTGTACGGCATGGAAGTGGTGGTGCACCCGGACTATCGCGGCATGCGCATCGGCCAGCGGCTGTACCACGCGCGCAAGCGCCTGTGCACCGACCTGAAGCTGCGCGGCATCGTGTTCGGCGGGCGCATCCCCGGACTGGCCAGGAACCTCCAGCGCTACGGCAGCGCCGAGGCGTATGTGCAGGCGGTGGCGGAAGGCAAGCGCCGCGACCTCACCCTGAGCTTCCAGCTCAACAACGATTTCGAGGTGATCGGCCTGCTGCGGGCGTACGTACCGTCGGACCACGATTCGCTGGGCTATGCGGTGCACCTGGTTTGGCGCAACCCGCGCCTGCTAGACCAGCCGGACATGCCGCCGATCCCCTCGCCCCGGCGCCTGCCCGATTCGGTGCGGGTGGCTTCGGTGCAGTACCAGCAGCGCAGGATCACCTCGTTCGAGGAGTTCGCCACCCAGGTCGAATACTTCACCGACATTGCCGCCGACTACAACGCGGACTTCGTCACCTTCCCCGAGCTGATCACCCTGCAGCTGCTGTCGATCGAGAACACCGAGCTGTCGCCATTCGAGTCGATCCGCAAGCTGAGCCAGTACACGCCCCAGGTGAAGGAGCTGTTCAGCCGTCTGGCCGTCCATTACAACATCAACATCATCGCCGGCACGCACCCCACCGAACAGGCCAACGGCGACATCCACAACGTCTGCTACGTGTGCCTGCGCGACGGTTCGCTGCACGAGCGCGAGAAGCTGCATCCCACGCCCAGCGAGCGCAACGTGTGGAACATCTCCGGCGGCGACAGCGCCGCGACGATCCTCACCGACTGCGGCCCGATCGGCGTGATGATCTGCTACGACTCCGAATTCCCCGAGGTGGCCCGCCACCTGACCGACCAGGGCGCGCTGATCCTGTTCGTGCCGTTCTGCACCGACGTGCGCGAAGGTTACCTGCGCGTGCGCTACTGCTCGCAGGCGCGGGCGATCGAGAATCAGTGTTACGTGGTGCTGTCCGGCAACGTGGGCAACCTGCCCGGCGTCAACAACTTCGACATCCAGTATGGCCAGAGCTGCATTCTCACGCCCAGCGACTTCCCGTTCGCCCGCGACGGCATCGCAGCCGACTCCACGCCGAACATCGAGACCGTGCTGTTCGCCGACCTGCGCCTGGAAAGCCTGGCCCGCGCCCGCAATGCCGGCGCGGTGACCAACCTCAAGGACCGGCGCTTCGACCTGTACGAGACGCGCTGGCGCCCGCGCTGA
- a CDS encoding chloride channel protein → MSEPSKPVSTSSNPRLRALLGHEFFAPHHWKRRLVLWFGAVLVALAAILFAKASVWSYQLFLRILDHGVWIPLILTPIVFALLARVTEGSFRATRGSGIPQVIGTLHIEDEGFRARMLALPIAAGKMALTLIALAVGASIGREGPTVHVGAGLFYSLGRRFGFNDPKAASRFILAGGAAGIAAAFNTPLAGVVFAIEELAGTFEHRFSGLLLTAVIIGGVVSLGIMGNYSYFGEVEASLPLGHAWLAVLLTGVICGLLGGLFARLILLSQRGPLARVGRLRARWPVAFAAGCGLTLAVLGVCTHNSIYGTGYDQARAIVQGAANMPDQGFGIAKLLANVVSYWAGIPGGIFSPALAVGAGLGQNIAHLLPGVPAAAVVLLGMSAYLAGVTGAPLTSAVIAMELTDNQDMVIPIMAACLLARAAASLFCPTPVYRDFAERMVQDFERQQASQRQSQDVVYELADDSLDETGDAAPAAVRTTAFDEPATPADPPPPAQP, encoded by the coding sequence ATGTCCGAGCCTTCCAAACCCGTTTCAACCTCATCGAACCCGCGCCTGCGGGCGCTGCTCGGCCACGAGTTCTTCGCGCCGCATCACTGGAAACGCCGGCTGGTTCTGTGGTTCGGCGCGGTGCTGGTGGCGCTGGCGGCGATCCTGTTTGCCAAGGCCAGCGTGTGGTCGTACCAGCTGTTCCTGCGCATCCTCGACCACGGCGTCTGGATTCCGCTGATCCTCACCCCGATCGTGTTCGCCCTGCTCGCCCGGGTCACCGAGGGCAGCTTCCGCGCGACGCGGGGCAGCGGCATTCCCCAGGTGATCGGCACGTTGCACATCGAGGATGAAGGCTTTCGCGCGCGGATGCTGGCGCTGCCGATCGCCGCGGGCAAGATGGCGCTGACCCTGATCGCGCTGGCCGTGGGCGCGTCGATCGGCCGCGAGGGACCGACCGTGCACGTGGGTGCGGGCCTGTTCTACTCGCTGGGCCGGCGCTTCGGCTTCAATGATCCCAAGGCCGCTTCGCGCTTCATCCTGGCCGGTGGCGCGGCCGGCATCGCGGCGGCGTTCAACACGCCGCTGGCCGGCGTGGTGTTCGCGATCGAGGAGCTGGCCGGCACCTTCGAGCACCGCTTCAGCGGCCTGCTGCTGACCGCGGTGATCATCGGCGGCGTGGTCTCGCTGGGCATCATGGGCAACTACTCGTACTTCGGCGAGGTCGAGGCCAGCCTGCCACTGGGCCACGCCTGGCTGGCGGTGCTGCTGACCGGGGTGATCTGCGGCCTGCTGGGCGGCCTGTTCGCGCGCCTGATCCTGCTGAGCCAGCGCGGCCCGCTGGCCCGGGTCGGTCGCCTGCGCGCGCGCTGGCCGGTGGCGTTCGCGGCAGGCTGCGGGCTCACCCTCGCCGTGCTCGGCGTATGCACCCACAACAGCATCTACGGCACCGGCTACGACCAGGCGCGGGCGATCGTGCAGGGCGCCGCGAACATGCCCGACCAGGGCTTCGGCATCGCCAAGCTGCTGGCCAACGTGGTCTCGTACTGGGCCGGCATTCCCGGCGGCATCTTCTCGCCGGCGCTGGCGGTCGGCGCGGGCCTGGGCCAGAACATCGCGCACCTGTTGCCCGGCGTGCCCGCCGCCGCGGTGGTGCTGCTGGGCATGAGCGCCTACCTGGCCGGCGTTACCGGCGCGCCGCTGACCTCGGCGGTGATCGCGATGGAGCTGACCGACAACCAGGACATGGTGATCCCGATCATGGCCGCCTGCCTGCTGGCCCGCGCCGCCGCCTCGCTGTTCTGCCCCACGCCGGTCTACCGCGATTTCGCCGAGCGCATGGTGCAGGACTTCGAGCGGCAGCAGGCCAGCCAGCGCCAAAGCCAGGACGTGGTCTACGAGCTGGCCGACGATTCGCTCGACGAGACCGGCGACGCCGCGCCGGCCGCGGTGCGCACCACCGCGTTCGACGAGCCGGCCACGCCGGCCGACCCGCCGCCGCCTGCGCAACCCTGA
- the hutI gene encoding imidazolonepropionase — translation MSHPRWDTLLINATLATFAGEAPYGLIEHGAIAMHHGRIAWLGRMDELPGEPATLADTLRSLDGALVTPGLIDCHTHLVFGGDRAHEFDLRLNGASYEEIARAGGGIASSVTATRAASEEQLLAQSLPRARALLADGVTTLEIKSGYGLDLDSERRMLRVARRIGRELGIGVRTSFLGLHALPPEYKDRRDDYVALACDEMLPALAAEGLVDAVDAFCEGIGFSREETRRVFERAKQLGLPVKLHAEQLSDLDGAALVAEYGGLSADHLEHLGDNGIRAMAAAGTVAVLLPGAFYALRETKLPPIERLREHAVPIAIATDCNPGTSPLLSLRLAAGMACTLFRLTPEEALRGVTVHAARALGLHDRGTLAVGQRADLAVWQAKQPAELCYWIGGQLLRGLWIGGESVPA, via the coding sequence ATGAGCCATCCTCGCTGGGACACCTTGCTGATCAACGCAACGCTGGCCACGTTCGCGGGTGAGGCGCCGTACGGGCTGATCGAACACGGGGCGATCGCGATGCATCACGGCCGCATCGCCTGGCTCGGCCGGATGGACGAACTGCCCGGCGAACCCGCCACGCTGGCCGACACGCTCCGTTCGCTGGATGGCGCGCTGGTCACGCCGGGACTGATCGACTGCCATACCCATCTGGTCTTCGGCGGCGATCGCGCCCACGAGTTCGACCTGCGCCTCAACGGCGCCAGCTACGAGGAGATCGCCCGTGCCGGCGGCGGCATCGCCTCCAGCGTCACCGCCACCCGCGCCGCCAGCGAGGAACAGCTGCTGGCGCAATCGCTGCCGCGCGCCCGCGCCTTGCTGGCCGATGGCGTGACCACGCTGGAGATCAAGTCCGGCTACGGGCTGGATCTGGACAGCGAGCGACGCATGCTGCGCGTGGCGCGCCGGATCGGGCGCGAACTGGGCATCGGCGTGCGCACCAGCTTCCTGGGCCTGCACGCGCTGCCGCCGGAGTACAAGGATCGACGCGACGATTACGTGGCCCTGGCCTGCGACGAGATGCTGCCCGCGCTGGCCGCCGAGGGCCTGGTCGACGCGGTGGACGCGTTCTGCGAAGGCATCGGCTTCAGCCGCGAGGAAACCCGCCGAGTGTTCGAACGGGCGAAGCAGCTCGGCCTGCCGGTGAAGCTGCACGCCGAACAGCTTTCCGACCTGGACGGCGCCGCCCTGGTCGCCGAGTATGGCGGCCTGTCGGCCGATCACCTGGAACACCTCGGCGACAACGGCATCCGCGCGATGGCCGCGGCCGGCACCGTGGCGGTGCTGCTGCCGGGTGCGTTCTACGCGCTGCGCGAAACGAAACTGCCGCCGATCGAGCGGCTGCGCGAGCACGCCGTGCCGATCGCGATCGCCACCGACTGCAACCCCGGCACCTCGCCGCTGCTGTCGCTGCGTCTGGCCGCCGGCATGGCCTGTACGCTGTTCCGCCTGACGCCGGAAGAGGCGTTGCGAGGCGTCACGGTGCATGCGGCGCGTGCGCTGGGCCTGCACGATCGGGGCACGCTGGCGGTCGGCCAGCGCGCCGACCTGGCGGTATGGCAGGCGAAGCAGCCGGCGGAACTGTGCTACTGGATCGGCGGGCAGCTGCTGCGCGGGCTGTGGATCGGCGGCGAATCAGTGCCGGCGTAA
- the lpxK gene encoding tetraacyldisaccharide 4'-kinase, producing the protein MALIDTLESAWYRGAPSPWWTAPLALLYGAVTRTRGLLFRRGVLRSVRLAAPVVVIGNLSVGGTGKTPLTIAVVEALRERGHRPGVVSRGHGGTQREPLLLGAAPDPARVGDEPCLIHASGVPVAVGRDRPAAAQLLLDAGCDVVLADDGLQHYRLARDVEICVIDGVRRFGNRRLLPAGPLREPVSRLQRVDLRVCNGGTAEPGEYPMQLHGGDVVALADGRRQPLAAFRGQRVHAVAAIGNPQRFFDSLRDAGIEVIGHAFADHHAFVPGDLAFGDQLPLLMTDKDAVKCAGFARPDWFRVPVRAQLPLAFFDALTARVEAALRRH; encoded by the coding sequence GTGGCGCTGATCGACACGCTCGAATCAGCCTGGTATCGCGGCGCCCCGTCGCCGTGGTGGACGGCGCCGCTGGCGCTGCTGTACGGCGCCGTCACCCGCACCCGCGGCCTGCTGTTCCGGCGCGGCGTGCTGCGCAGCGTGCGACTGGCCGCGCCGGTGGTGGTGATCGGCAACCTCAGCGTGGGCGGCACCGGCAAGACGCCGTTGACGATCGCCGTGGTCGAAGCCCTGCGCGAGCGCGGCCATCGTCCCGGCGTGGTCAGCCGCGGCCATGGCGGAACCCAGCGCGAACCGCTGCTGCTCGGCGCTGCGCCCGACCCGGCCCGGGTCGGCGACGAACCCTGCCTGATCCACGCCAGCGGCGTGCCGGTGGCGGTCGGGCGCGATCGTCCCGCCGCGGCGCAGTTGCTGCTGGATGCCGGCTGCGACGTGGTGCTCGCCGATGACGGCTTGCAGCACTACCGGCTGGCGCGCGACGTGGAGATCTGCGTGATCGACGGCGTGCGCCGTTTCGGCAATCGCCGCCTGCTGCCCGCCGGTCCCTTGCGCGAGCCGGTCAGCCGCCTGCAGCGTGTCGACCTGCGCGTATGCAATGGCGGCACCGCCGAGCCCGGCGAATATCCGATGCAGTTGCACGGCGGCGACGTCGTCGCCCTGGCCGACGGGCGGCGGCAGCCGCTGGCGGCCTTCCGTGGCCAGCGCGTGCATGCCGTCGCCGCGATCGGCAACCCGCAGCGATTCTTCGACAGCTTGCGCGACGCGGGCATCGAGGTGATCGGACATGCGTTTGCCGACCACCATGCGTTTGTCCCGGGCGATCTCGCCTTCGGTGACCAGCTGCCGCTGCTGATGACCGACAAGGACGCGGTGAAGTGCGCCGGCTTCGCCCGCCCGGACTGGTTCCGGGTGCCGGTGCGGGCGCAGTTGCCGCTGGCGTTCTTCGACGCGCTGACCGCCCGCGTCGAGGCGGCGTTACGCCGGCACTGA
- the msbA gene encoding lipid A export permease/ATP-binding protein MsbA — MSKRKGGVWDADSRRVYARLLGYTRRYWAVGLVAILGMAVDGGGLAMFTNLLRPMFDDLFLNKDPYLIFWMPIWIIAIFGIRGLGTFVSNYGIAYIGRNIVQAMQHDVFASYLRLPATFFGREPSGQQISRITYTSEQVASASTDAVKVAVTEGVTVIGMFYVMLHNSAYLTLTLLVMIPPIVLIATVVSRRYRLISRRIQGMMGSVTGTVEESVGAHREVRIYGGQQHEAARFDQVTHQARRLNLKIAATSAMSSTAIQTVAAFALAALVFLGTRPGVIDHISSGVFIAVLTAMGAMMPSLKRLTQVQANIQRGLSAAEDLFEVMDLPPEVDHGTRALARTRGDLSFEGVRLTYPNSDYEALRGVDLACAPGTVTALVGRSGSGKSSLVSLLPRFYEPGAGRIVLDDADYQEYTLPSLRRQIAWVGQSVVLFDDTVANNIAYGELAGASEADIVAAAEAANAMEFIARLPDGIHTRIGQSGNTLSGGQRQRIAIARAILKNAPILVLDEATSALDTESEQLIQQALQRLMRDRTTLVIAHRLSTVEGADQIAVMDQGRIIERGRHAELIALDGQYAALHRMQFHDHAADQAGD; from the coding sequence GTGAGCAAGCGCAAGGGCGGGGTGTGGGATGCCGACAGCCGGCGCGTCTACGCGCGGCTGCTCGGTTACACCCGGCGCTACTGGGCGGTGGGCCTGGTGGCGATCCTCGGCATGGCGGTGGACGGTGGCGGGTTGGCGATGTTCACCAACCTGCTCAGGCCGATGTTCGACGACCTGTTCCTCAACAAGGACCCGTACCTGATCTTCTGGATGCCGATCTGGATCATCGCGATCTTCGGCATCCGTGGCCTGGGCACCTTCGTCAGCAATTACGGCATTGCCTACATCGGACGCAACATCGTGCAGGCGATGCAGCACGACGTGTTCGCTTCCTACCTGCGCCTGCCGGCGACCTTCTTCGGCCGCGAACCGTCGGGCCAGCAGATCTCGCGCATCACCTACACCAGCGAACAGGTGGCCTCGGCCTCGACCGATGCGGTGAAGGTGGCGGTGACCGAAGGCGTCACCGTGATCGGCATGTTCTACGTGATGCTGCACAACAGCGCCTACCTCACGCTGACCCTGCTGGTGATGATTCCGCCGATCGTGCTGATCGCCACCGTGGTCAGCCGGCGCTACCGGCTGATCAGCCGGCGCATCCAGGGCATGATGGGTTCGGTGACCGGCACGGTGGAGGAATCGGTTGGTGCGCATCGTGAAGTGCGCATCTACGGTGGCCAGCAGCACGAGGCCGCGCGCTTCGACCAGGTCACCCACCAGGCCCGCCGTTTGAACCTGAAGATTGCCGCGACCAGCGCGATGTCCAGCACGGCGATCCAGACCGTCGCGGCGTTCGCGCTGGCGGCACTGGTCTTTCTGGGTACCCGGCCGGGCGTGATCGATCACATCTCCTCGGGCGTGTTCATTGCGGTGCTGACCGCGATGGGCGCGATGATGCCCTCGCTGAAGCGGCTGACCCAGGTGCAGGCAAACATCCAGCGCGGCCTGTCGGCGGCGGAGGACCTGTTCGAGGTCATGGACCTGCCGCCCGAAGTCGACCACGGCACGCGCGCGCTGGCGCGCACCCGCGGCGACCTGAGTTTCGAGGGCGTGCGGCTGACCTATCCGAACAGCGATTACGAAGCCTTGCGTGGCGTCGACCTGGCCTGCGCGCCGGGCACGGTCACTGCCTTGGTCGGCCGTTCGGGCAGCGGCAAGAGCAGCCTGGTCAGCCTGCTGCCGCGCTTCTACGAGCCGGGTGCGGGGCGCATCGTGCTCGATGACGCGGACTACCAGGAATACACGCTGCCCTCGCTGCGCCGGCAGATCGCCTGGGTCGGCCAGAGCGTGGTGCTGTTCGACGACACCGTGGCCAACAACATCGCCTACGGCGAACTGGCCGGCGCCAGCGAGGCCGACATCGTCGCGGCGGCCGAGGCGGCCAACGCGATGGAGTTCATCGCGCGCCTGCCGGACGGCATCCACACCCGCATCGGACAGAGCGGCAACACGCTGTCCGGCGGCCAGCGCCAGCGCATCGCGATCGCCCGCGCCATCCTCAAGAACGCGCCGATCCTGGTGCTGGACGAAGCCACCAGCGCGCTCGACACCGAATCCGAGCAGCTGATCCAGCAGGCCCTGCAGCGGCTGATGCGCGACCGCACCACGCTGGTGATCGCCCACCGCCTGTCCACCGTCGAAGGCGCCGACCAGATCGCGGTGATGGATCAGGGCCGCATCATCGAGCGGGGCAGGCATGCCGAGCTGATCGCGCTGGACGGCCAGTACGCCGCGCTGCATCGCATGCAGTTCCATGACCATGCGGCCGACCAGGCCGGCGACTGA